A single genomic interval of Lathyrus oleraceus cultivar Zhongwan6 chromosome 7, CAAS_Psat_ZW6_1.0, whole genome shotgun sequence harbors:
- the LOC127101316 gene encoding uncharacterized protein LOC127101316: METQPHDNLQHAPVSSSDADNLPNDAVADVAANVSNHRVTEEKNDVSRDEVIQILQAIASSGRFWHDWDNLKSMLSFQLKQVLSEYPEAKMTSEQQYASLRESYSDLVNKLNDALTCFIDGPPFTLQRVCEILLDAKNIYPNLSKLALALEKNLLVTSTLTICTDPYPQEPVQETDAIEKPSEKQQEQQSDGVQNGTEPLVTDNDEVMVEADTSDDVTIEMETFEDAKSSENDPEPNANNAQAS; encoded by the exons ATGGAGACGCAACCACACGATAATTTGCAGCACGCACCGGTTTCTTCTAGCGACGCCGATAACCTACCCAACGACGCGGTGGCTGATGTGGCGGCTAATGTTTCAAATCACAG AGTCACCGAAGAAAAAAACGATGTTTCAAGAGACGAAGTTATTCAGATTCTTCAAGCTATTGCATCCTCCGGGAGGTTCTG GCATGACTGGGATAACCTCAAGAGTATGCTATCATTTCAGCTGAAGCAG GTATTGTCCGAGTACCCTGAGGCAAAAATGACAAGTGAGCAGCAATATGCTTCGCTAAGAGAATCCTACTCTGATTTGGTCAACAAATTGAATGATG CACTTACATGTTTTATTGATGGCCCACCATTTACATTGCAAAGGGTTTGTGAG ATTCTATTGGACGCAAAAAACATTTATCCAAATCTTTCCAAGCTTGCTTTAGCTCTTGAAAAG AATTTGTTAGTTACATCTACATTGACAATCTGCACTGATCCATATCCACAAGAACCAGTACAAGAGACTGATGCCATAGAGAAGCCAAGTGAAAAACAGCAGGAGCAGCAATCTGATGGCGTGCAGAATGGTACTGAGCCTTTGGTAACAGACAACGACGAAGTAATGGTTGAGGCTGATACGAGTGATGATGTGACCATTGAAATGGAAACTTTTGAAGACGCTAAATCATCAGAAAATGACCCCGAGCCAAATGCTAATAATGCACAAGCCTCATGA